A stretch of Pirellulales bacterium DNA encodes these proteins:
- a CDS encoding TIGR03790 family protein — MRTITGLMLAFWFVAAPCRAVLQPQEIALVVAEGSRDSQRLAEYYCKVRGVPVENICAVAMPAGETCPRDEWQQAIRPAIRSWLAEHDPDRKLKCLATVWDVPLRIGAAEPDERLQAYREFLTGEYQVRLESLRRAERTFRDWSDATKLVAAPESTSDESTDLAALEKSLEKALQAAQAENKQIPDPARQRERQMEVQQLAGAIGGANILLQALNNQLTAAPDSAEPLKVEFHALRGRNIGLAEIQGLLEQQAPGIDRDAIRLAVLDRAAGWLGSAKWLQEQLAAVAKNETMASFDSELSLVLWPEEYQLLRWQPNYLRNTYDGSQLRRVHPTLMVARIDAPTLALAKGLIDTAVEVEKKGLAGKAYFDARGIGTREQENVAPGSYADYDRALLATADGVREKFGLEVKLDEQPALFQGGDCPEAAIYCGWYSLAKYVDAFEWVPGAVAYHLASSEAKTLRNPDSEVWCKRMLEEGVCATLGPVYEPYLMAFPRPNEFFALLLQGEHTLVECYYLTNPYNSWMMTLIGDPLYRPFIPRGRRPR, encoded by the coding sequence GTGCGAACGATTACGGGACTGATGTTGGCGTTCTGGTTCGTTGCGGCGCCGTGCCGGGCGGTTCTGCAGCCGCAGGAGATCGCGTTGGTCGTCGCCGAGGGGAGCCGCGACTCGCAGCGGCTGGCCGAGTACTACTGCAAAGTTCGCGGCGTGCCGGTCGAGAACATCTGCGCGGTGGCGATGCCTGCAGGCGAGACCTGCCCTCGCGACGAATGGCAACAGGCGATTCGTCCGGCGATCAGGTCGTGGCTTGCCGAGCACGATCCCGACCGCAAGTTGAAATGCTTGGCGACCGTCTGGGACGTGCCGCTGCGAATCGGCGCCGCCGAGCCGGACGAGCGCTTGCAGGCTTACCGGGAGTTCTTGACGGGCGAGTATCAGGTGCGACTTGAGAGCCTCCGCAGGGCGGAACGGACGTTCCGCGATTGGTCGGACGCGACCAAATTGGTCGCCGCCCCCGAGTCGACCTCGGACGAATCCACGGACTTGGCCGCGTTGGAGAAGAGCTTGGAAAAGGCCCTGCAGGCCGCTCAAGCCGAGAACAAGCAAATCCCCGATCCCGCGCGGCAGCGCGAGCGGCAGATGGAGGTGCAGCAGTTGGCGGGCGCCATCGGGGGGGCCAACATCCTGCTGCAGGCGCTCAACAATCAACTCACTGCCGCGCCGGACTCGGCGGAGCCGCTCAAGGTCGAGTTCCATGCTCTCCGTGGTCGCAATATCGGCTTGGCCGAGATCCAAGGATTGCTTGAGCAGCAGGCCCCCGGGATCGACCGGGACGCAATTCGTCTGGCGGTGCTCGACCGGGCCGCGGGGTGGCTCGGCTCGGCCAAGTGGTTGCAGGAGCAGTTGGCCGCCGTCGCCAAGAACGAAACGATGGCCAGCTTTGACAGCGAACTTTCGCTCGTCCTGTGGCCCGAGGAGTACCAGTTGCTGCGGTGGCAGCCGAACTACCTTCGCAACACGTACGACGGCTCGCAACTGCGGCGGGTCCATCCCACGCTCATGGTGGCGCGGATCGACGCCCCGACGCTCGCCTTGGCCAAGGGGCTGATCGACACGGCCGTCGAGGTCGAGAAGAAAGGGCTTGCCGGCAAGGCGTATTTCGACGCCCGCGGCATCGGCACGCGCGAGCAGGAAAACGTCGCCCCCGGCAGCTATGCCGACTACGACCGGGCGCTGCTCGCGACGGCCGACGGAGTGAGGGAGAAGTTCGGACTCGAAGTGAAGCTCGACGAGCAGCCGGCGCTCTTCCAGGGGGGCGATTGCCCCGAAGCGGCGATCTACTGCGGGTGGTACAGTCTGGCCAAGTACGTCGACGCCTTCGAGTGGGTCCCCGGCGCGGTGGCTTATCATTTGGCCAGCAGCGAGGCGAAGACCCTTCGCAATCCCGACAGTGAAGTCTGGTGCAAGCGGATGCTCGAGGAGGGCGTCTGCGCCACGCTGGGGCCGGTCTACGAACCGTACCTGATGGCCTTTCCCCGACCGAACGAATTCTTCGCGCTGTTGCTTCAGGGCGAGCACACGCTCGTCGAGTGCTACTACCTGACGAACCCGTACAACAGTTGGATGATGACCCTGATCGGCGACCCGTTGTACCGACCGTTTATCCCCCGCGGACGCAGGCCGCGATAG